A section of the Mastomys coucha isolate ucsf_1 unplaced genomic scaffold, UCSF_Mcou_1 pScaffold15, whole genome shotgun sequence genome encodes:
- the Mylk2 gene encoding myosin light chain kinase 2, skeletal/cardiac muscle, producing MATENGAVELEIQSLSTEQTPTAAPGDGPPASEKEPSPPVTEKDPSPSNTKKDLSTQDPKKNPDPPSLKKDPTEAPGPEKKGDWAPASASGQAPSGEGDGGGGSAEGSAGPPAALPQPTATAEASIQKPDTKPALSGHQGSGDAKAGKKAAECREAGRRGSPAFLHSPSCPAIISCSEPTLAVKPLSETTDLVFTGVSVTPDPQDPGPAKAEGGTNALAEKKKEEAEKAPGQAGQAKVQGDTSQRIGFQAVPSERAEVGQALCLTAREEDCFQILDDCPPPPAPFPHRIVELKTGNVNSEFSMNSKEALGGGKFGAVCTCTERATGLKLAAKVIKKQTPKDKEMVLLEIEVMNQLNHRNLIQLYSAIETSHEIILFMEYIEGGELFERIVDEDYHLTEVDTMVFVRQICDGILFMHKMRVLHLDLKPENILCVNTTGHLVKIIDFGLARRYNPNEKLKVNFGTPEFLSPEVVNYDQISDKTDMWSLGVIAYMLLSGLSPFLGDDDTETLNNVLSANWYFDEETFEAVSDEAKDFVSNLITKDQSARMSAEQCLAHPWLNNLAEKAKRCNRRLKSQILLKKYLMKRRWKKNFIAVSAANRFKKISSSGALMALGV from the exons ATGGCTACAGAAAACGGAGCAGTTGAGCTGGAAATCCAGAGCCTGTCAACAG AACAGACCCCTACAGCCGCTCCAGGTGATGGGCCTCCAGCTTCCGAGAAAGAACCCAGCCCCCCAGTTACAGAGAAAGACCCAAGCCCCTCTAACACGAAGAAAGACCTGAGCACACAGGATCCGAAGAAGAATCCAGATCCACCCTCCCTGAAGAAAGATCCCACCGAAGCCCCTGGCCCAGAGAAAAAGGGTGACTGGGCCCCAGCTTCAGCCAGCGGCCAGGCCCCTtcaggagagggagatggaggtggggggtCTGCTGAAGGCAGTGCTGGGCCTCCTGCAGCCTTGCCCCAGCCCACGGCCACAGCCGAGGCCAGCATCCAGAAGCCGGACACCAAGCCGGCACTCTCCGGCCACCAGGGATCCGGAGATGCCAAGGCAGGCAAGAAGGCAGCAGAATGCCGTGAAGCAGGAAGAAGGGGTTCACCTGCCTTTCTTCACAGCCCCAGCTGCCCTGCTATCATCTCCTG CTCTGAGCCGACACTGGCTGTGAAACCCCTAAGTGAGACAACGGATCTCGTCTTTACAGGGGTGTCTGTGACCCCTGACCCCCAAGATCCTGGTCCAGCCAAGGCAGAAGGAGGGACGAACGCCCTggcagagaagaagaaggaagaggcagagaaagccccAGGCCAGGCTGGGCAGGCTAAGGTGCAAGGGGACACCTCCCAGAGGATCGGGTTCCAGGCTGTACCCTCAGAGAGAGCGGAGGTGGGGCAGGCCCTCTGTCTCACTGCCAGGGAGGAAGACTGCTTCCAAATCCTGG ATGATTGCCCGCCACCCCCAGCCCCCTTCCCACACAGGATCGTGGAGCTGAAGACTGGAAATGTCAACAGTGAATTCAGCATGAACTCAAAGGAGGCGCTGGGAGG TGGCAAGTTTGGAGCTGTGTGCACCTGCACAGAGAGAGCCACGGGCCTCAAGCTGGCAGCCAAGGTCATCAAGAAACAGACTCCCAAGGACAAG GAAATGGTGTTGCTGGAGATCGAGGTCATGAACCAGCTCAACCACCGCAACCTGATCCAGCTGTACTCAGCCATTGAGACCTCTCACGAGATCATCCTGTTCATGGAGTA CATCGAGGGCGGAGAGCTCTTTGAGAGGATTGTCGATGAGGACTACCACCTGACGGAGGTGGATACCATGGTGTTCGTCAGGCAGATCTGCGACGGGATCCTCTTCATGCACAAGATGAGGGTCCTGCACCTGGACCTCAAG CCAGAGAACATCCTGTGTGTGAATACCACTGGGCACTTGGTGAAGATAATCGACTTTGGCCTGGCAAGGAG GTATAATCCCAATGAAAAGCTGAAGGTGAATTTTGGGACCCCGGAGTTCCTGTCACCGGAGGTGGTGAACTATGACCAGATCTCTGACAAGACAGACATGTGGAGCCTTGGGGTGATCGCCTACATGCT ACTGAGtggcctctctcccttcctggggGATGATGACACAGAGACCCTAAACAATGTCCTGTCTGCCAACTGGTACTTCGATGAGGAGACCTTTGAAGCTGTGTCAGATGAGGCCAAAGACTTCGTTTCCAATCTTATCACGAAAGACCAGAG TGCCAGAATGAGTGCTGAGCAGTGCCTTGCCCACCCCTGGCTCAACAACCTGGCAGAGAAAGCCAAACGCTGCAACCGTCGCCTCAAGTCTCAGATCCTGCTTAAGAAGTACCTAATGAAGAGGCGTTGGAAG AAAAACTTCATTGCTGTCAGCGCAGCCAATCGCTTCAAGAAGATCAGTAGCTCGGGGGCACTGATGGCTCTGGGGGTCTGA